A single window of Pyrus communis chromosome 10, drPyrComm1.1, whole genome shotgun sequence DNA harbors:
- the LOC137747189 gene encoding probable inactive receptor kinase At5g67200 has product MIPFLLLLLATAVHPSTSLPIPPPPPNLLLPSSDAVALLSFKSQADLNNKLLYTLNERFDYCQWQGVKCSQGRVVRFVLQSFSLRGSFPPDTLSRLDQLRVLSLHNNSLSGPIPDLSPLQNLKSLFLNRNSFSGSFPPSILALHRLTVLDLSFNDFSGPIPDNLSGLDRLTSLQLQSNRFNGSLPGLNQSFLLIFNVSFNNLTGPVPPSLSRFDASSFQLNPGLCGEIVNRACSSHAPFFESRNASSTSPASEPLGESTAESQGVVLSPPSPKNHKKTGVILGVAIGVSLLVAAVLCLFAVARNHNKTITYTDTKPSPITSPANRIHSNPNNFRTIEAQIPEQREVVQFSDRVKTVEQAAPPRAIPRSGNLIFCYGEAQLYSLEQLMRASAELLGRGSIGTTYKAVLDNQLIVTVKRLDAGKTAITSGEAFEEHMDVMGGLRHPYLVPVRAYFQAKGERLVIYDYQPNGSLFNLIHGSKSTRARPLHWTSCLKIAEDVAQGLAYIHQSSSLIHGNLKSSNVLLGGDFEACLTDYGLAFFADTSANEDPDSAGYKAPEIRKSSRRATSKSDVYAFGILLLELLTGKHPSQHPLLMPTDVPDWVRVMRDDDVGDDNQLGMLTEVACICSLTSPEQRPAMWQVLKMIQEIKESVMTDDNADVGFSK; this is encoded by the exons ATGATtcccttcctcctcctcctcctcgccACCGCCGTCCACCCCTCCACTTCCCTTCCAATCCCTCCGCCGCCTCCAAACCTCCTCCTCCCATCCTCCGACGCCGTCGCCCTCCTGTCATTCAAATCCCAAGCCGACCTCAACAACAAGCTCCTCTACACCCTCAACGAGCGCTTCGACTACTGCCAATGGCAGGGCGTCAAGTGCTCCCAGGGCCGCGTCGTCCGCTTCGTCCTCCAGTCCTTCTCCCTCCGTGGCTCCTTCCCTCCCGACACCCTCTCCCGCCTCGACCAGCTCCGCGTCCTCAGCCTCCACAACAACTCCCTCTCCGGCCCCATCCCCGACCTCTCCCCTCTCCAGAACCTCAAGTCCCTCTTCCTCAACCGCAACTCCTTCTCCGGCTCCTTCCCCCCCTCCATCCTCGCCCTCCACCGCCTCACCGTCCTCGATCTCTCCTTCAACGACTTCTCCGGTCCCATTCCTGACAACCTCTCTGGCCTGGACCGGCTCACCTCGCTCCAGCTCCAGTCGAACCGCTTCAACGGCTCCCTCCCGGGTCTGAACCAGTCCTTCCTTTTAATCTTCAACGTCTCCTTTAACAACCTGACCGGCCCGGTTCCCCCTTCCCTGTCCCGGTTCGACGCGTCGTCGTTTCAGCTCAACCCGGGGCTCTGCGGCGAGATTGTGAACCGGGCGTGCAGCTCGCACGCCCCATTCTTCGAATCTCGCAATGCCAGTTCAACCTCTCCGGCGTCGGAGCCGCTGGGGGAGAGCACTGCAGAGTCTCAGGGAGTTGTTCTGTCTCCGCCTTCCCCgaaaaaccacaagaaaaccgGCGTCATTCTCGGCGTCGCAATCGGGGTTTCGCTCCTCGTCGCCGCCGTCTTATGCCTCTTTGCGGTGGCTCGAAACCATAACAAAACCATCACTTACACAGACACAAAACCGTCGCCAATTACCTCACCAGCCAATCGCATTCACTCTAATCCAAACAATTTCAGAACCATCGAAGCACAGATCCCAGAACAGAGGGAGGTGGTGCAGTTTTCCGACAGGGTAAAGACGGTTGAACAAGCAGCTCCTCCGAGAGCGATTCCGAGGAGCGGGAACTTGATTTTTTGCTACGGGGAGGCTCAGCTGTACAGTCTGGAGCAGCTGATGAGAGCCTCGGCGGAGTTGCTCGGGAGGGGTAGCATTGGGACTACGTACAAGGCGGTGCTGGACAACCAGCTGATTGTGACGGTGAAGAGATTGGACGCCGGCAAGACGGCGATTACAAGTGGAGAAGCGTTTGAGGAGCATATGGACGTTATGGGCGGGTTGCGGCATCCGTATCTGGTTCCGGTGAGGGCTTATTTTCAGGCAAAGGGAGAGCGGCTGGTGATCTATGATTACCAACCCAACGGCAGTCTATTCAATCTCATTCACG GTTCGAAATCAACTAGAGCAAGACCTCTGCATTGGACATCATGCTTGAAGATAGCTGAAGATGTAGCTCAAGGCCTTGCTTATATTCACCAATCGTCGTCCCTAATCCATGGCAATCTCAAGTCCTCCAATGTTCTCCTCGGAGGCGACTTCGAGGCCTGTCTCACGGACTACGGCCTTGCCTTCTTTGCAGACACTTCTGCAAATGAAGATCCTGATTCTGCAGGCTATAAAGCCCCCGAGATTCGCAAGTCCAGCAGGCGAGCCACGTCCAAATCCGATGTCTATGCCTTTGGCATCTTATTGCTTGAGCTCTTGACGGGTAAACATCCATCCCAACATCCGCTTCTCATGCCCACGGACGTGCCTGATTGGGTCAGAGTAATGAGGGATGACGATGTTGGGGATGACAATCAACTGGGAATGCTCACCGAGGTCGCTTGTATTTGTAGTTTGACGTCCCCGGAACAGAGGCCGGCAATGTGGCAAGTGTTGAAGATGATACAGGAGATTAAAGAGAGTGTGATGACTGATGATAACGCAGACGTCGGATTTTCGAAGTAG
- the LOC137748998 gene encoding protein IRX15-LIKE-like, which yields MKNNTNTKLILLHPYIQKQGNSNRLWLLAFMSLFTLAFLLTIVYTSGLYAYSSTSTTTTTTIPAATITATNTAAPQLPTTVINTLLHYASKSNDTFKMSYADIKPISDALRKCSTPCNLLIFGLTHETLLWKALNNNGRTVYIDENRYYAAYMEEKHPEIDAYDVQYTTKVKETKELIAVAKEQIRNECRPVQNLLFSECKLGINDLPNHVYEVEWDVILVDGPRGGWPDAPGRVMPIFTSGVLARSKKGGNGKTHVFVHDIGGTEVRVAGNEFLCRENLVEATETMGHYVLERMDESSFQFCGNRTTSSSSAAKKSSASSSSASS from the coding sequence atgaagaacaatacCAACACAAAGCTGATCCTTCTCCATCCTTACATCCAAAAGCAAGGAAACTCCAACCGCCTATGGCTTCTGGCCTTCATGTCATTATTCACACTCGCCTTCCTCCTCACAATCGTCTACACAAGCGGCTTATACGCGTACTCATCCACCAGCACCACCACGACAACCACAATCCCCGCCGCCACAATAACCGCCACTAACACCGCAGCCCCACAGCTCCCCACCACAGTCATCAACACCCTCCTCCACTACGCATCCAAATCCAACGACACGTTCAAAATGTCGTACGCCGACATCAAGCCCATCTCTGATGCGCTCCGAAAATGCTCCACCCCATGCAACTTGCTCATTTTCGGGCTTACCCACGAAACCTTACTCTGGAAAGCCCTAAACAACAACGGCCGTACCGTGTACATCGACGAGAACCGGTACTACGCCGCCTACATGGAGGAGAAGCACCCCGAAATCGACGCCTACGACGTGCAGTACACGACAAAGGTGAAGGAGACCAAGGAGCTCATCGCCGTGGCAAAAGAGCAAATACGCAACGAGTGCCGGCCGGTGCAGAATCTGCTCTTCTCCGAGTGCAAGCTGGGGATCAACGACCTGCCCAACCACGTGTACGAGGTCGAGTGGGACGTGATCCTGGTGGACGGGCCCCGTGGCGGGTGGCCGGACGCGCCCGGGAGAGTGATGCCGATATTCACGTCGGGGGTGCTGGCGAGGAGCAAGAAGGGCGGGAACGGGAAGACGCATGTGTTTGTGCATGATATTGGCGGGACGGAGGTGAGGGTTGCTGGGAACGAGTTTTTGTGTCGGGAGAATTTGGTGGAGGCGACGGAGACGATGGGGCATTACGTGTTGGAGAGAATGGACGAGAGTAGCTTTCAGTTCTGCGGCAACCGCACGACGTCGTCTTCGTCAGCAGCAAAGAAatcttctgcttcttcttcttcagcatCGTCTTAA
- the LOC137748441 gene encoding probable 2-oxoglutarate-dependent dioxygenase At3g50210 → MATDFKSIPIIDIAPLLAKSDDPKMGQDPDVAQVVRQLDRACKEAGFFYVKGHGIPKTLLKQVKNLTRKFFELPYEEKLNIKMSADSGFRGYQRIGENITKGVPDMHEAIDCYKELKPGMYGDLGKPMEGPNQWPDNPPEFKVLMEEYISLCTGLSKKIMRGIALALGGSPYEFEGDRAGDAFWVMRLIGYPAARSTNASDIPKNDVGCGAHTDYGLLTLVNQDDDITALQVRNHSGEWISAPPVPGTFVCNIGDMLKIYSNGLYDSTLHQVINSAPKYRVCVAYFYETNFDTAVEPLDFCVEKTGGAKKFERALYGEHLVNKVQTNFG, encoded by the exons ATGGCCACCGACTTCAAGTCCATACCCATCATCG ATATTGCTCCTCTTTTGGCCAAATCCGATGATCCAAAAATGGGCCAGGACCCGGATGTCGCTCAAGTTGTCAGACAATTGGATCGAGCTTGTAAAGAAGCTGGCTTTTTCTATGTG AAAGGACATGGTATTCCCAAGACTCTGCTGAAACAAGTCAAGAATCTGACACGCAAGTTTTTTGAGCTTCCATACGAAGAAAAACTCAACATCAAAATGTCTGCTGATAGTGGATTCag AGGATATCAGAGAATTGGAGAGAATATTACCAAAGGTGTACCTGACATGCATGAGGCTattgat TGCTATAAAGAATTGAAACCAGGGATGTATGGAGATCTTGGAAAACCAATGGAAGGACCTAACCAATG GCCAGATAATCCCCCAGAATTTAAGGTACTAATGGAGGAATATATCAGCCTTTGCACAG GCCTTTCAAAAAAGATCATGCGTGGAATTGCGTTAGCACTAGGTGGATCACCATATGAATTTGAAGGTGATAGAGCTGGGGATGCATTTTGGGTGATGCGCCTTATTGGTTACCCAGCTGCACGCTCTACAAACGCCTCGGACATTCCAAAAAATGACGTCGGATG TGGAGCTCACACTGATTATG GTTTGTTGACATTGGTTAATCAGGATGACGATATAACTGCTCTTCAG GTGAGAAACCATTCCGGTGAGTGGATATCAGCTCCTCCTGTTCCTGGGACATTTGTCTGCAATATTGGAGACATGCTAAAG ATTTACTCAAATGGTTTATACGATTCCACTTTGCATCAAGTTATCAACTCCGCTCCAAAATACCGGGTCTGTGTAGCGTATTTCTATGAG ACAAATTTTGATACAGCAGTCGAGCCTTTGGATTTTTGTGTAGAGAAGACAGGTGGAGCTAAGAAATTCGAAAGAGCTCTTTATGGAGAACATTTGGTTAACAAGGTCCAAACAAACTTCGGTTAA